In Pseudobdellovibrionaceae bacterium, the following proteins share a genomic window:
- a CDS encoding MBL fold metallo-hydrolase encodes MTAHYNGENFHNPWLKNRKSFGDFLKWQWQRERASWPEWLNALPGPPPLPVVGKGDVRFTAINHATVLIQTDEMNILTDPIWSDRCSPWSWLGPKRVRPPGITFEDLPQIHMVVLSHNHYDHMDLPTLKRLNDRFHPLFLVGLGNSKTLTNFGIDRVVELDWWQSYDTAQSKIHFVPAQHFSSRSLWDQNRSLWGGFVIEASMGEIYFAGDTGYGPHFAEIASRFTNIQISFLPIGAYEPRWFMQAMHVNPEEAIQAHLDLKSQLSVGIHFGTFQLTDEGIDAPVKELKRALEKPGREGVKFLVPEFGQAY; translated from the coding sequence ATGACAGCACACTATAATGGCGAGAATTTTCACAATCCTTGGCTGAAGAACCGCAAAAGCTTTGGTGACTTTCTTAAGTGGCAGTGGCAAAGAGAGCGAGCGTCTTGGCCTGAGTGGTTGAATGCTCTGCCGGGACCGCCCCCTCTGCCTGTTGTTGGAAAGGGGGACGTGCGATTTACCGCAATTAATCATGCCACTGTCCTTATCCAGACTGATGAAATGAACATACTCACAGACCCCATTTGGTCAGATCGCTGCAGCCCTTGGAGTTGGCTGGGCCCTAAAAGAGTGAGACCTCCCGGGATTACCTTTGAGGACTTACCGCAGATTCACATGGTTGTCCTCAGCCACAATCACTACGACCATATGGATCTTCCGACCCTCAAAAGACTGAATGACAGGTTCCACCCTCTTTTCTTAGTGGGCCTGGGCAACAGTAAGACTCTGACCAACTTCGGAATTGATCGAGTGGTTGAATTGGATTGGTGGCAGTCCTATGACACGGCTCAAAGCAAAATTCATTTTGTGCCGGCCCAGCATTTTTCCAGCCGCAGCCTGTGGGATCAGAATCGCAGTTTGTGGGGTGGTTTTGTTATCGAGGCCTCCATGGGTGAAATCTACTTTGCTGGCGACACAGGCTATGGGCCCCACTTTGCCGAGATCGCGAGTCGCTTTACCAATATCCAAATTTCATTCTTGCCCATTGGTGCCTACGAACCCAGGTGGTTTATGCAGGCCATGCATGTCAACCCGGAAGAGGCGATTCAGGCTCATCTGGATCTAAAGTCGCAACTGAGTGTGGGAATTCACTTTGGGACTTTCCAACTGACCGATGAAGGCATTGA